A region of Salvelinus alpinus chromosome 6, SLU_Salpinus.1, whole genome shotgun sequence DNA encodes the following proteins:
- the LOC139578785 gene encoding uncharacterized protein isoform X1 — MEVSLQLYALLLSGAVLLSLILLTGLCLSCRRHNLPTSIQQRYSEDYTQHTPGFGLAHPPYNPSAATSWGAPPSSLLSPISPQIVLRPNSVTPTENESNDGYESPGEEYVNEVMDDYEPGSGYLIVLPSDLPGTGSLRHSNQCLISKSTENSGAVGNMKIKMNVDVEKSDDSDEGSNDYVNTKENNSAEVNINVDVGKSDDSDEGSNDYVNTKENSGAEGNMNADVEKSDDSDDEGNDYVNTKDM; from the exons ATGGAGGTGTCTTTGCAGCTGTATGCGTTGCTGCTGAGTGGAGCGGTCCTCCTGTCACTCATCCTGTTGACTGGCCTGTGTCTTAGCTGCAGAAGACACAACCTGCCTA CGTCCATTCAGCAGCGTTACAGTGAGGATTACACTCAGCA CACCCCAGGATTCGGCTTGGCCCACCCACCAT ACAACCCCTCTGCTGCCACAAGCTGGGGGGCTCCCCCTTCCAGCCTCCTTTCACCCAT TTCACCACAGATCGTTCTGAGACCGAACTCTGTCACCCCAACTGAGAATG AGAGTAACGACGGCTATGAGAGTCCAGGAGAAG AGTATGTCAACGAGGTGATGGATGACTATGAACCAGGATCAGGCTACCT AATAGTGTTACCATCAGACCTTCCTGGGACTGGGTCTCTGCGTCATTCCAACCAATGTCTCATCTCCAAAAGCACAG AAAACAGTGGCGCGGTTGGCAATATGAAGATCAAAATGAATGTCGACGTGGAAAAGAGTGATGACAGTGATGAAGGCAGCAACGACTATGTCAATACTAAAG AAAACAATAGCGCGGAGGTCAATATCAATGTCGACGTGGGAAAGAGTGATGACAGTGATGAAGGCAGCAACGACTATGTCAATACTAAAG AAAACAGTGGCGCAGAGGGCAATATGAATGCCGATGTGGAAAAGAGTGATGACAGTGATGACGAAGGCAACGACTATGTCAATACTAAAG
- the LOC139578785 gene encoding uncharacterized protein isoform X2: MEVSLQLYALLLSGAVLLSLILLTGLCLSCRRHNLPTSIQQRYSEDYTQHTPGFGLAHPPYNPSAATSWGAPPSSLLSPISPQIVLRPNSVTPTENESNDGYESPGEEYVNEVMDDYEPGSGYLIVLPSDLPGTGSLRHSNQCLISKSTENSGAVGNMKIKMNVDVEKSDDSDEGSNDYVNTKENSGAEGNMNADVEKSDDSDDEGNDYVNTKDM; the protein is encoded by the exons ATGGAGGTGTCTTTGCAGCTGTATGCGTTGCTGCTGAGTGGAGCGGTCCTCCTGTCACTCATCCTGTTGACTGGCCTGTGTCTTAGCTGCAGAAGACACAACCTGCCTA CGTCCATTCAGCAGCGTTACAGTGAGGATTACACTCAGCA CACCCCAGGATTCGGCTTGGCCCACCCACCAT ACAACCCCTCTGCTGCCACAAGCTGGGGGGCTCCCCCTTCCAGCCTCCTTTCACCCAT TTCACCACAGATCGTTCTGAGACCGAACTCTGTCACCCCAACTGAGAATG AGAGTAACGACGGCTATGAGAGTCCAGGAGAAG AGTATGTCAACGAGGTGATGGATGACTATGAACCAGGATCAGGCTACCT AATAGTGTTACCATCAGACCTTCCTGGGACTGGGTCTCTGCGTCATTCCAACCAATGTCTCATCTCCAAAAGCACAG AAAACAGTGGCGCGGTTGGCAATATGAAGATCAAAATGAATGTCGACGTGGAAAAGAGTGATGACAGTGATGAAGGCAGCAACGACTATGTCAATACTAAAG AAAACAGTGGCGCAGAGGGCAATATGAATGCCGATGTGGAAAAGAGTGATGACAGTGATGACGAAGGCAACGACTATGTCAATACTAAAG